The Hypomesus transpacificus isolate Combined female chromosome 6, fHypTra1, whole genome shotgun sequence genomic interval ATTTTCATAGACAACCGGACCATGACTGGTCCAGTTGGTCCATCTCTGTACCTCCAGAGGGTTTGTGGTATAGCACATGTGAACAGGGGATTCAAACATATGGCCTGGTGGTAGCTGGAAGTGTCATTAGTTCAGTTCCCTACTGGGATGGAGTCAGGCATGATGTCTCTTGTGAACTCTTTGGGGTAAGGAGCTATTGTCTCCCTCCTCACTTAACGGCTGGCGAAGTCACGCAGAGGTATTGTGCTGTAGGTCTGGAAagaaaacactcacacacacacacactctcacacacacacaagacagacaAACCAATTAAGAGTGGAGAGAGCAGTGGTTACAGCAGGGGGAAGAAGGGCAGCTTCCAAGAGCAGTACTTAATCATGAAAGGCTAGTGTGTTGGACTGTTAACACAGCCCGTGGTGTGGAGGTCTTAAAAGGTAATGTTTTATGGTGCTACAACATAACAAACGATACCAGGCATTTGCCCCATCTCAAGCCTCTCACACTaatgcccccctccctggcccccaccCCAGGACCCCCACCCTCGGTCACACGGCCGTGAAAGTCCTGCCCCCTGAGCTCTCTACCAAACTGAAACACAatcctcacattcctttgagtgtgtgtgtttgctatgTCACGGAAGGTCTTTTCATGCTCGTTCACTGTAGATGTATACATATTTACAGAGAAGTTGGCACTTTCTCACCCTGTACGATGCTCACTATGTTTACACCCTTTGCAGTCACCATGGGGTGGCTGCTTTTGTCCAACGGCAGTGGCATCATCAGGCTtgaggtgtgagagagagtgtgagagagagagagagagagagagagagagagagagagagaggagagagagagagagagagagagagagagagagagagagagagagagagagagagagagagagagagggagagaggggagtggaaaTGAGCAAAACATGGCAGGCGCTGTAAGACCAGAAGCTGCACATTCCACTGTCCACATCTAACGCTCCACAGACATGCATGTGTACCTCAGAACTATACTTGGACATAACAGAGTATTATCAAACAACGAGACTTATTGTTTGTCCAACCAATTTAGCACCATTTGGGACATAGGATCCTATTAAGTCAAATAAATACCCCCCCAATCTATTGAATTAACTTTTTGACAGACGTGTTTGGATGGCAATTACATAAGAGCACTTCAGGGGGTTGATGAATATGAAATAAAACTGATTAATAATAAAACATAATTCCCATTTTAACAAATATAGAATGCTGGTGCTTGGGCACCCTTGAGAGCAGTGGGCCAACAGTATTTGTTGATATTTCCAAAGCAGTGAAACGCGAGTCCGTGTGATATTTTCACTGCCTTGCTTCCGGCAGAAATAGCTGCAATGAGGTAATGTGTTTAGGTGCCGCTGCTGCTGTGCGCGCAGGGCAGACGGTGGATGGGGATGGGCGCGAGGACCCACACTCTGCTCCACGTTTTGCGTGAGCCTGGTTCCAGAATCCAGACTTGTGTCTCGTTGTCGGATCctagacctgtctctctctctcctttttgctCCGCCTCCGCCCATGACTGCCAGTATATCAACGCTAGCCGGACACGCATGAAACAGTTTTTATGCTTTTGGCACAAAGGGTCCTAGTGGGAAAAGCTATCACCAGAATGCACCACGTTTACTGAGTTGTAAGGCATATCGCTTTTGGCTGGACTGTTTCTGACTTGTGTGGCCACAGCGGTGCAGCAGACAGGTGACTTGGAGCTGGAGGTAAATACAGTCTGTGCGTAAAAGAGCTACCGGCTTGAGCGAGAAGGCAATAGCGAGTCCTTGCAGAATTTAATTtgtcaaatgtgtttttgattgttatacataatgtttcaAATACTTAGAGTGGACGCTTAGCAGTTTGTTAATGACTTGTTTCATCTGTGAATGCAGTAGTTTGTAAACGTCCTCTTCCAGTTTTGAATGTTAATAAATACTTATTTTAGCTGTAACTTCATTCCCACAGCCCGGGGAATGGTAGAGTGCAGGATGGCAATGAACCATGGACGATTCCCTGAGGCAGTAAACGgactccaccaccaccagcacccagCACGAAGATTGGCCATGGGACAGTTCTCCCACCCGCTGCACCATCAGCCACAGCCACAGCCTCACAGTTACACCGGAATCATCACCGACCACATGCATTTTGTAGCGGGAAACGTGTCGGCAAACCACGGCATCCGACCAGGGACTGTTAATGCTGGACATCCAAACGGCAACGTGCCACTGGGTGCGCGCTACAGCTCGCAATACGTGGGCTCAAACGCGGTGGCGTCTCAAGGACAATTGGCAGCGAGCATGCAGCTGCAGAAGCTGAACACCCAGTATTACAGCCACCACGCACACCCCTCCGCCCATCACCACTACATGCACGAGATGCATCCTGCGAACCATCAGCTAAACGGAACGGGACAACAGTTCCGAGACGCAGGCACCAAACTCGGTGGTGCGTCCGGTCTCCCTCCGTCCACGCATCATGTACCCGCAGCAATACTGCCCCCTAACGTCATAGACACGGATTTTATCGACGAGGAAGTTCTGATGTCACTGGTGGTGGAGATGGGCTTGGACCGAATCAAGGAGTTACCTGAACTGTGGCTGGGACAGAATGAATTCGACTTCATGACGGACTTTGTGTGTAAGCAGCAGCCTAGTAGAGTGAGCTGCTGACATCGTTCTTTTTCGTTCGGCCGATCAGACTGGAACTATTGCTCTAGTCCCATACAAGACTGACAAAGACCTTCCCAGTGACCCAGAACTACAAACACGATGGCCGATGTCCTCAGTTGTTTTGAGGATGTCCAAACTCTGCAGGTAGTCTATGGAGAGAGTTGAGGTCACGTGACACAGGAGCGTGTACCCCGGGGATATCGCTCCGGTGTCATTGATAAAAAGACAACAATCATCTACAAAATGAATACTCAATGTGCACCATGACGGAGGAAGACGATACACACTAAGGAGATGCAACCAAGCCAATATGAGTAGAAGTACTAACAGTATGTTTTAAGTGTTTTGTTGGAGGGTCGAAGTCAGCTAAAAAACAATGTGCTTGATTGTTTCTTTTGCAGCGGCATTCAAGTATTATGAACGAAACAGAAGTGGTCCGTTGTCGTAAGATCACGAGGTGGTTAAGCCAACATGTTTGTAGAGGAGTAATATGTGATCGTTCTCTACGATACAGTGCTGTACTATTCTGTGGTCATACTTATTCACAACACATTATCAGTGTTCCCATTGCTGCTCATAGATTTGTCTGTCATGTTTTAGAAAAAAACACAAGTTCATGTTGCCGCCATTTCTGCAGGTGTGTCCCATAGTGCCCCAGACGCCAGAGTAAAAAAAGGGGAGAGAGCTGAGTTGAGTACTTTGAGTCACAGTAAAGGTTTATCAAAAATAATATTTTGTGATGATATCATGTGATAATCCATTTTCAACGTGAGACAAAACTGGGTGAAGTGTGCACAGTTTAACTAGAGGAACACTGGTTGACAATAAGCTGTCCACTAGGAGAAAAACGAGAAAAAAGAGTCTGTGGGGATGGACCCTTCTGGCTTCAAGCTGCACAATGCTGTCCCTACCCCGCACAcatccccatcctcccccacccccatcctcaccccacccccatccttaCCCCAGCACcttccatcctcacctcccaccccccattCTTACCCCCCATACCCTAAACCCATTCCTTACCTCCCCACCGTCCATCCTTACCCCTATCCTCAACCCAGCACCCTCCatccgcccccccccacccttcattcttacccccccccaccacccatcCTCACCCTCATGCTTTTATATGTCAACAGTAAATGCTGTGGGATGTTGTCAAGGTGGAATGATGTCCATTTCTCATCCCTGCtcgtctctccgtctctttatcacccttctctctctcgtcttcttGTTCTCCTTCCCtagctttctccttctctctccctctgccagaTGTTCCCTATAGCAGCCACCCCTGCGCTTCTCTAGTATGCTACATGGCAATATACTACTGTGTTGGAAGCTTTCTAGGAAAGGTTTGACAGtatttttgtacatttttttaGATGAAAATGTTaatttattatattttaatttgCAAACATGAATAAAGCAGCTGGAGTGCATTGCTGACTTAGTCTTATTATGGGATGTCAATGTCATGCCTTTTCAATGACGTTCAATCTGTTTTGACACGCCATTATGCTTCAGTGAGACTGTGGCAACACTGTTGGACTTGGGTTTGAATTCCATGTCCTATGTACATGTATGTCCCCACACATGGATTATTGGCTGTGATCCACATATGTGATACAATATGACAGAATTATTGAGGGGAAGGACAAGAACATTATTTAGAATTGTAATGGATGGCAAAAACTAATATCTACTGCTAGACCTTTTTTCCAGTTAAGAAAATTACCTTTTTTTTGCATTAAACTCTAAGCTTAACCCTCCACCATTTATGAGCTTACGGAGAGACAGGTTGTTTtacttctctcactctccttctctccatctacaAGCTCTGACTCGTGCAGGCGAAGGTAATTACACTGCACCCTTCAGTCTTCATTTATGCATCTATCTTTCGGCGAGTTAATTCGCGGAGAATTTTAAACACGGCTCGAATCAATAATTGAGACgaataaaaaaagagaggagagaatccCCGTGTGGGAGATTAGCAACTGAAtatggaagaggaaggagaagaggatatTGACCTTGAGACTCTTGTCTCATTCATCCCTGATTCAGCCTTCCCTTTGATACGGGAGAAAGAGGATTAGACGCTCTgaggaaagtgaaagagagcgaTGTCAATGAATTGGATTGGTCAGCAATGGGAACATTTTGGGGAATTGGGGGGGActaaggggggaagggggttgtCTAATTGGAT includes:
- the cited2 gene encoding cbp/p300-interacting transactivator 2; translation: MVECRMAMNHGRFPEAVNGLHHHQHPARRLAMGQFSHPLHHQPQPQPHSYTGIITDHMHFVAGNVSANHGIRPGTVNAGHPNGNVPLGARYSSQYVGSNAVASQGQLAASMQLQKLNTQYYSHHAHPSAHHHYMHEMHPANHQLNGTGQQFRDAGTKLGGASGLPPSTHHVPAAILPPNVIDTDFIDEEVLMSLVVEMGLDRIKELPELWLGQNEFDFMTDFVCKQQPSRVSC